A window of Methanobrevibacter sp. TMH8 contains these coding sequences:
- a CDS encoding ABC transporter ATP-binding protein — MNIKINLKEGEKISETNTDKKGIIWYEQPNKSVKISIKNVKKIFKSKNKSKEDLIALDGIDLDINNGEFLVILGPSGCGKSTLLDIIGGLSTPDSGEVKIDENIVEGPGLDRGIVFQQYALLPWRNALKNVTFPLEATVDKKEREKIGKKYLSLVGLSGFEDRYPNELSGGMKQRVAIARALAIDPEILLMDEPFAAVDAQTRSILQEDLLKITTKTEKSEKAEKTVVFITHSIDEAIFLADKVVIMTARPGTIKEIVNIPFSRKHRFKTDFKSSSDFSSLRHKIWELLKEEVIKSQETEEIKENDEDNGNNNDNNKNKNENENENGKFEEIIDKGVGI, encoded by the coding sequence TTGAATATTAAAATAAATTTAAAGGAGGGTGAAAAAATAAGTGAAACAAATACAGATAAAAAAGGTATAATATGGTATGAACAACCAAATAAATCAGTTAAAATAAGTATCAAAAATGTTAAAAAGATTTTTAAAAGTAAAAATAAATCAAAAGAAGATTTGATAGCATTAGATGGAATAGATCTGGATATTAATAATGGTGAATTTTTAGTTATTTTAGGCCCAAGTGGCTGTGGAAAATCAACATTACTTGATATTATAGGAGGACTTTCAACACCAGATTCTGGTGAAGTCAAAATTGATGAAAATATTGTTGAAGGACCAGGATTAGACAGAGGAATTGTATTTCAACAATATGCTCTTTTACCATGGAGAAATGCACTAAAAAATGTAACTTTTCCTTTAGAAGCAACTGTTGATAAAAAAGAAAGAGAAAAAATTGGTAAAAAATATTTATCTCTTGTAGGATTATCTGGATTTGAAGATAGATATCCAAATGAATTAAGTGGAGGAATGAAACAGAGAGTAGCTATAGCAAGAGCATTAGCTATTGATCCTGAAATATTATTAATGGATGAACCATTTGCAGCAGTAGATGCTCAAACTAGATCTATATTACAGGAAGATTTACTAAAAATTACAACGAAAACTGAAAAAAGTGAAAAAGCTGAAAAAACAGTTGTTTTCATTACACACAGTATTGATGAAGCAATATTTTTAGCTGATAAAGTAGTAATAATGACAGCAAGACCTGGTACGATAAAAGAAATAGTAAATATTCCATTTTCAAGAAAACATAGATTTAAAACAGATTTCAAAAGTAGTTCTGATTTCTCTAGTTTAAGACATAAAATATGGGAACTTTTAAAAGAAGAAGTAATAAAATCTCAAGAAACTGAAGAAATTAAGGAAAATGATGAGGATAATGGAAACAATAATGATAATAATAAGAACAAAAATGAGAATGAGAATGAAAATGGAAAATTTGAAGAAATTATAGATAAAGGAGTAGGGATTTAA
- the nifH gene encoding nitrogenase iron protein — protein sequence MKKIKEIAIYGKGGIGKSTTTSNISAALSDAGYNVMQIGCDPKSDSTNTLTGGKSIPTVLESLRKGRGAVKVEDVIYEGFNGIHCIEAGGPEPGVGCAGRGIITAVEFLKQENVFEEYAPDIVLYDVLGDVVCGGFAMPIREGVADQVYTVSSADFMAIYAANNLFKGIKKYSSGGGALFSGVIANSITFSAQKDILNDFAKQTESTIAGFVPRSLAVTQAELSGKTTIEADPDSDQAKVYKKLAKDIYKNKVEYVPSPLESDELKEWAESWSDKLIELKKQEEGDFKI from the coding sequence TTGAAAAAAATAAAAGAAATAGCTATTTACGGAAAAGGTGGAATTGGAAAATCTACCACTACGTCAAACATTAGTGCAGCATTATCAGATGCTGGATATAATGTAATGCAAATAGGATGTGACCCAAAAAGTGATTCAACAAATACACTTACAGGAGGAAAATCAATCCCAACTGTACTAGAATCATTAAGAAAAGGGAGAGGAGCAGTAAAAGTAGAAGATGTGATATATGAAGGTTTTAATGGAATACATTGTATTGAAGCTGGAGGTCCAGAACCAGGAGTAGGATGTGCTGGAAGAGGCATAATCACAGCAGTAGAATTTTTAAAACAAGAAAATGTTTTTGAAGAATATGCTCCAGATATTGTACTATACGATGTTCTTGGAGATGTTGTATGTGGAGGATTCGCAATGCCAATCAGAGAAGGTGTAGCAGATCAAGTATATACAGTATCATCTGCAGATTTTATGGCTATTTATGCAGCAAATAATCTATTTAAAGGTATTAAAAAGTATTCTTCCGGTGGTGGAGCACTTTTTAGCGGAGTTATTGCAAACTCCATAACATTTTCAGCCCAAAAAGATATTTTGAATGACTTTGCAAAACAAACAGAAAGTACAATTGCAGGATTTGTTCCACGATCATTAGCTGTTACTCAAGCAGAATTATCTGGTAAGACAACAATAGAAGCAGATCCCGACAGTGACCAAGCAAAAGTTTATAAAAAATTAGCTAAGGATATTTACAAAAACAAAGTTGAATATGTACCTTCACCATTAGAAAGCGATGAATTAAAAGAATGGGCTGAATCTTGGTCTGATAAATTAATAGAGTTAAAGAAACAAGAAGAGGGAGATTTCAAAATCTAG
- a CDS encoding transposase — MYAIINHVKHEGSPNDAKIFDEIMQKLKKRRIIRRRDRILFDKGYFSKDNYQTAIIKHKTSILIFP; from the coding sequence ATCTATGCAATCATTAACCATGTTAAACATGAAGGAAGTCCCAACGATGCGAAAATATTTGATGAAATTATGCAAAAACTGAAAAAAAGAAGAATTATCCGAAGAAGAGATAGAATACTCTTTGATAAAGGATATTTTAGTAAAGATAATTATCAAACAGCAATAATAAAGCATAAAACTTCTATTTTAATATTTCCATGA
- a CDS encoding ABC transporter substrate-binding protein, giving the protein MVNKKLGIIAIAVVVIIAVLAAVVLLPQTTEAGSINGAITKDCSGTPWFVGNEKGFFKKNNVTVVDKGDIPYAQQPAALSSGELNVYDGHPNALINLLKSGVKVKAVAVTGAEPINGSIEEEHMHWLVKDDSPLKSAEDLQKFVKDNGRKVKIGVLATGVCADLETNAWLRKNNITPNDTVEYVTLPDNQQEQALLQGDIDVATLHPPFYAKAEKDSNDTNDSSKKLRILTTSTEAFGPAAGLSFAVVDEKFIKEHPDVVKNFIKAFKESNQWSNENRQEAGEITSKNIDLPYTANVHWYSPSGKFDAEVDGYIQEWIDAMVADGLIKEGEYEPKDLYTTEFKDAWDVNLPNQ; this is encoded by the coding sequence ATGGTAAATAAAAAATTAGGAATTATAGCTATAGCTGTTGTAGTTATTATTGCAGTTTTAGCTGCCGTGGTACTTTTACCACAAACTACTGAAGCAGGGAGTATAAACGGAGCAATAACAAAAGATTGTTCAGGTACTCCTTGGTTTGTAGGAAATGAAAAAGGATTCTTTAAAAAAAATAATGTAACTGTAGTTGATAAAGGAGATATCCCATATGCTCAACAACCTGCAGCACTTTCAAGTGGAGAGCTAAATGTGTATGATGGACATCCAAATGCATTGATAAATTTACTAAAAAGTGGAGTTAAAGTCAAAGCTGTTGCAGTAACTGGTGCAGAACCAATTAACGGTTCTATTGAAGAAGAACATATGCATTGGCTAGTTAAGGACGATAGTCCTTTAAAAAGTGCTGAAGATTTACAAAAATTTGTAAAAGATAATGGTCGTAAAGTCAAAATTGGAGTATTAGCTACTGGTGTCTGTGCTGATCTTGAAACTAATGCATGGTTAAGAAAAAATAATATAACCCCAAATGATACTGTAGAGTACGTAACTCTTCCTGATAATCAACAAGAACAAGCTTTATTACAAGGAGATATAGATGTTGCTACATTACACCCACCATTCTATGCAAAAGCAGAAAAAGATAGTAATGATACTAATGATTCAAGTAAAAAATTAAGAATTCTTACTACATCTACTGAAGCATTTGGTCCTGCTGCAGGATTATCATTTGCTGTAGTTGATGAAAAATTCATAAAAGAACATCCAGATGTTGTTAAAAACTTTATAAAAGCATTTAAAGAATCAAACCAATGGTCTAATGAAAACCGTCAAGAAGCAGGAGAAATAACCTCTAAAAACATTGATTTACCATATACAGCTAATGTTCATTGGTACAGCCCATCAGGTAAATTTGATGCAGAAGTAGATGGATACATCCAAGAGTGGATTGATGCAATGGTTGCAGATGGATTGATAAAAGAAGGAGAGTATGAACCAAAAGATCTTTACACAACTGAATTTAAAGATGCATGGGACGTTAATTTACCTAATCAATAA
- a CDS encoding class I SAM-dependent methyltransferase has product MKIRESGMPEKSYWEKLLDVDLILKKLEINKEIETLVEFGCGYGTFTIPSSKTINGNIFSFDIDNEVLEITKNRLANENIKNVDLYKRDFILNGTGIEENSVDYVMLFNILHHESPEDLLNESYKILKKNGKLGIIHWNYDSNTPRGPSMEIRPRPDNIKQQTLNVGFDLLKKEILDLPPYHYGFLFFKP; this is encoded by the coding sequence TTGAAGATACGTGAAAGTGGAATGCCTGAGAAGTCTTATTGGGAAAAGCTATTAGATGTTGATTTAATACTAAAAAAATTAGAAATTAACAAAGAGATAGAAACTCTTGTAGAATTTGGATGTGGTTATGGTACTTTCACTATTCCTTCTTCAAAAACAATTAATGGAAATATATTTTCATTTGATATTGATAATGAAGTTTTAGAGATAACAAAAAATAGATTAGCTAATGAAAATATAAAAAATGTAGATTTATATAAAAGAGATTTTATTCTTAATGGAACAGGAATCGAAGAAAATTCAGTAGACTATGTAATGTTATTTAATATATTACACCATGAAAGTCCTGAAGATTTACTAAATGAATCATATAAAATTCTTAAGAAAAATGGAAAACTTGGTATAATACATTGGAATTATGATTCAAATACTCCTCGAGGACCAAGTATGGAAATACGCCCCAGACCAGATAATATTAAACAACAAACATTAAATGTTGGGTTTGATCTCTTGAAAAAAGAAATATTAGATCTACCTCCTTATCATTATGGATTTTTATTTTTTAAACCATAG
- a CDS encoding ABC transporter permease subunit — protein MEKNSKNQFIKSKISNSKIFNNKLFNNKIFNLIKSYFIKYIAIIIFIIVWQFLSITGFFDENFVSSFTTTAYTMLYLIFNGIIIEDALYTFLRITIGVFLAILVAIPLGFLVAGFYKKLEISINPLFRFLEQLNPFGFFHFIILLTLLNELSIVLVIFWAALWPLLNNTVSGARNIKEEYIKIAKASNFDNFDIFWKVQLRASLANIFTGLRLSVIFAFLAVFGVEMMGMTTGKGLGYFIMTSQMAGNVPYIWAGVVTVTLLSVFIIKIINQIEKYFVKEKIRAF, from the coding sequence ATGGAGAAGAATAGTAAAAATCAATTCATTAAATCCAAAATATCTAATAGTAAAATATTTAATAATAAGCTATTTAATAATAAAATATTCAACTTAATTAAGTCTTATTTTATTAAATATATAGCTATTATTATTTTTATAATAGTTTGGCAATTTCTTTCTATTACTGGGTTTTTTGATGAGAATTTTGTATCTTCATTTACAACTACTGCTTATACTATGCTATATTTAATTTTTAATGGAATTATTATTGAAGATGCCCTTTATACTTTTTTAAGAATAACAATTGGTGTTTTTTTAGCTATTTTAGTTGCAATTCCATTAGGATTTTTAGTCGCTGGATTTTATAAAAAATTAGAAATATCAATTAATCCATTATTTAGATTTTTAGAACAATTAAATCCTTTTGGATTTTTCCATTTTATTATCCTGTTAACATTATTAAATGAACTTTCAATAGTTTTAGTGATATTTTGGGCAGCATTATGGCCATTACTAAATAATACAGTATCAGGAGCAAGAAATATTAAAGAAGAATATATAAAAATAGCGAAAGCATCAAATTTTGATAATTTTGATATATTTTGGAAAGTACAGCTAAGAGCTTCTTTAGCTAATATTTTTACAGGACTTCGTTTAAGTGTGATATTTGCATTTTTAGCTGTATTTGGTGTTGAAATGATGGGTATGACAACTGGAAAAGGATTAGGATATTTTATTATGACTTCTCAAATGGCAGGTAATGTTCCTTACATTTGGGCAGGTGTTGTTACTGTAACATTGCTTTCAGTATTTATTATTAAAATTATCAATCAAATTGAAAAATATTTTGTAAAAGAAAAAATAAGAGCATTTTAA
- a CDS encoding nitrogenase component 1, whose protein sequence is MSNKAENKVDESSSPRIVEAPRYGCTLSGAYEAAVGLNEGVPILHSGSGCGMSQLFGANYGGGQNAPGDYGGSSTPCSCLVEEHVIFGGEDKLRKLIDSTIKISTGEFFTVISGCVPSLIGDDVDAIVNEFRDKAPIIHVNAPGFKGNSFEGYELFFEALIDQYLTPAKRKRKTLVNILGVVPYQHIFWKGELKAIKDLLAKFNIEANVLFGEFNTVENIEKIPAAAYNIVLSPWVGHRAAKKLEEKFGTPYISFPGSPTGPIQTTKFLYKLAEILPINKQKLKKFTESENRRVYRMVEYAGDILQFDVPNVYFGVVADSNTALSITRYLTDEVGQLPDIVIITDNPPEEYRESIVNEITSSEEIQFTPDIIFEIDSFKITKLLKDRPFLNLYASSLESVITGELETTHVTVSFPSFNRNVLGSNYVGYDGGLNLIEDLFYDKAGPL, encoded by the coding sequence TTGAGCAATAAAGCTGAAAATAAAGTTGATGAATCAAGTTCACCTAGAATTGTAGAAGCTCCAAGATATGGTTGTACATTATCTGGAGCTTATGAAGCAGCAGTTGGATTGAATGAAGGAGTTCCAATTCTTCATTCAGGATCAGGTTGTGGTATGAGTCAACTATTTGGTGCTAATTATGGAGGAGGGCAAAACGCTCCTGGAGATTATGGAGGATCTTCAACTCCATGTTCATGTTTAGTTGAAGAACATGTAATCTTTGGAGGAGAAGACAAATTAAGAAAATTAATTGATTCTACTATTAAAATTTCAACAGGTGAATTTTTTACTGTTATCTCAGGATGTGTACCATCACTTATTGGAGATGATGTTGATGCAATAGTTAATGAATTTCGAGATAAAGCTCCAATTATCCATGTGAATGCACCTGGATTTAAAGGAAATTCATTTGAAGGTTATGAGTTGTTTTTTGAAGCACTTATAGACCAATATCTGACTCCTGCAAAAAGAAAAAGAAAGACACTCGTGAATATATTAGGTGTTGTTCCATATCAGCATATATTTTGGAAAGGAGAACTTAAAGCTATAAAAGATTTGCTTGCAAAGTTTAATATTGAAGCTAATGTATTATTTGGAGAATTTAATACAGTTGAAAATATAGAAAAGATACCAGCTGCTGCATATAATATTGTTTTATCTCCATGGGTAGGACATAGAGCAGCTAAAAAGCTTGAAGAAAAATTTGGAACACCATATATTAGCTTTCCAGGTTCACCTACAGGACCTATACAAACAACAAAATTCTTATATAAATTAGCCGAAATACTTCCAATCAATAAACAAAAACTCAAAAAATTTACTGAATCTGAAAATCGTAGAGTATATCGTATGGTTGAATATGCAGGGGATATTCTACAGTTTGATGTTCCTAATGTATACTTTGGAGTTGTTGCTGATTCTAATACTGCTTTAAGTATCACAAGATATCTGACTGATGAAGTTGGTCAACTTCCAGATATTGTTATAATTACTGATAATCCTCCTGAAGAATACAGGGAAAGTATAGTTAATGAAATAACAAGTTCTGAAGAAATTCAATTTACTCCAGACATTATTTTTGAAATCGATTCATTTAAAATAACTAAACTATTAAAAGATAGACCGTTTTTAAACCTCTATGCTAGCTCGCTCGAATCAGTTATTACAGGTGAATTAGAAACTACACATGTAACTGTTTCTTTCCCTTCATTTAATAGAAATGTTTTAGGAAGTAATTATGTTGGTTATGATGGTGGTTTGAACCTAATTGAAGATCTTTTTTATGATAAAGCAGGTCCTTTATAA
- a CDS encoding GMC family oxidoreductase N-terminal domain-containing protein, whose product MVLIVGSGVGGAIIGMELAKSNIPVTIVEKGPFCDVKDSYKYYDEIDDYLDLSKTVCVGGSSVVAAGNGVKLLEEELAKYDVDISKELDEVEELIGIHEMDDSHFGKGTKKFMEAAKSIGLPVVKMPKFIREEDCTQCGKCAWGCPNDAKWSSQDFVKIAIENGAKLIDNTEVTEIIEDGGSVKGVKVKNSDGSIDIIESDIVVLAAGGIDSAIILQNSGIAAGEKLFMDPFVTVGGVIKDINYNTEVTMNALVVGGNFVLAPHYSILLNENIGDDDVKKSDILSIMVKIPDDNHGKIIDGEIIKENTIKDVRFIAEGAATAGAILVAAGVDPTTIVSTRLRGAHPGGTAAIGDIVDTNLETEYKGLFVSDASVIPEAPGAPPIVAILALSKRLSKYLIENI is encoded by the coding sequence ATGGTGTTAATTGTAGGATCTGGTGTTGGTGGAGCTATTATTGGAATGGAACTAGCTAAATCGAATATTCCAGTAACAATCGTTGAAAAAGGTCCATTTTGTGATGTGAAAGATTCATATAAATATTATGATGAGATTGATGACTATTTAGATCTTTCAAAAACTGTCTGTGTTGGTGGATCAAGTGTTGTAGCTGCAGGTAATGGGGTTAAACTTCTTGAAGAGGAATTAGCTAAATATGATGTAGATATATCTAAAGAACTTGATGAAGTTGAAGAATTAATAGGTATCCATGAAATGGATGATTCTCATTTTGGTAAAGGTACAAAAAAGTTTATGGAAGCAGCTAAATCTATTGGACTTCCAGTTGTAAAAATGCCTAAATTCATTAGAGAAGAAGATTGTACACAATGTGGAAAATGTGCATGGGGATGTCCTAATGATGCAAAATGGTCATCACAAGATTTTGTTAAAATAGCTATTGAAAATGGAGCTAAGCTAATTGATAATACAGAAGTAACTGAAATTATTGAAGATGGTGGATCTGTTAAAGGCGTTAAAGTTAAAAATTCTGATGGTTCTATTGATATTATAGAATCTGATATTGTTGTATTAGCTGCTGGAGGAATTGATTCAGCTATTATTCTTCAAAATTCTGGTATAGCTGCTGGTGAAAAATTATTCATGGATCCATTTGTTACTGTAGGTGGAGTTATAAAAGATATTAATTATAATACTGAAGTTACAATGAATGCATTGGTAGTTGGAGGAAATTTTGTTTTAGCTCCTCATTATTCAATATTATTGAATGAAAATATTGGTGATGATGATGTTAAAAAAAGTGATATTTTAAGTATTATGGTTAAAATTCCAGATGACAACCATGGGAAAATTATAGATGGAGAAATCATAAAAGAAAACACTATAAAGGACGTTCGATTTATAGCTGAAGGTGCAGCTACTGCTGGAGCTATTCTTGTAGCAGCAGGAGTTGATCCAACAACAATAGTCTCTACTAGATTAAGAGGTGCTCATCCAGGAGGAACAGCTGCCATAGGCGATATCGTTGATACAAACTTAGAAACAGAATATAAAGGTTTATTTGTTTCTGATGCAAGTGTTATTCCTGAAGCACCTGGAGCTCCTCCAATAGTAGCTATTTTAGCTTTATCCAAGAGACTTTCAAAATATTTGATTGAAAATATATAA
- a CDS encoding nitrogenase component 1: protein MAKNEKDSEDYIVELDKNTCPTREQRANGTNVYFGKASELLEDAKKGNLKCTERGFQQSGGCILNFYLSVRVSTIRDAAIIFNGPVGCSHAALSYKELYGAIPESLGKPTNYNLNWLTTNLGEDDVVFGAKEKLIEAIKEAEERYEPKAIFILTTCVTGIIGEDIESAVNEIQPEIKATIVPVHCEGVRSKIMQTGYDAFWHGVLKYLVKKPKKKQKDLVNIASMLSYAWQDRIEIERLLGKLGLRVNFIPEFASVEDFEQLAEAAVTAPICPTYTDYLSRGLHQYHDVPFFMYPSPIGIQNTDEWLREIAKYTGKEKEVEELIAEEHKKWVPKLKEIRDKFKEIEIERDGKKIDVLGSLGQGRLVTQLPFFDELGIKSSSAMAQDFDNILVDELEEVIDKVGDFNVMVNTFQAAEQLHITEQTKPDMALTCPFQGGAWKREGSVSRLHSLRGDPRKWSTQAGYAGAIAYGNFLLQALKNESLQRLSKENTGVGVKQWYLDQPDPLYFAEKGK from the coding sequence ATGGCAAAAAATGAAAAAGATTCAGAAGATTATATAGTTGAATTAGACAAAAACACATGTCCTACACGTGAACAACGTGCAAATGGAACTAATGTGTATTTTGGAAAAGCTAGTGAACTTCTTGAAGATGCAAAGAAAGGGAATTTGAAATGTACTGAAAGAGGATTTCAACAATCTGGAGGATGTATTTTAAATTTTTACCTTTCTGTGAGAGTTTCAACTATAAGAGATGCAGCTATAATATTCAATGGACCAGTAGGTTGTTCTCATGCTGCATTAAGTTATAAAGAGTTATATGGAGCTATCCCAGAATCTTTAGGAAAACCAACTAATTATAATTTAAATTGGCTTACAACAAATCTTGGTGAAGATGATGTTGTTTTTGGAGCTAAAGAAAAACTAATTGAAGCTATTAAAGAAGCTGAAGAAAGATATGAGCCAAAAGCTATCTTTATCTTAACAACTTGTGTTACAGGAATCATTGGAGAAGATATAGAATCAGCTGTAAACGAAATACAACCAGAAATAAAAGCAACAATAGTTCCAGTACATTGTGAAGGAGTAAGATCTAAAATAATGCAAACTGGATATGATGCATTTTGGCATGGAGTATTAAAATATCTAGTTAAAAAACCTAAAAAGAAACAAAAAGATTTGGTCAATATAGCTAGTATGTTATCATATGCATGGCAAGACAGAATTGAAATTGAAAGACTACTTGGAAAATTAGGTCTTAGAGTAAATTTTATTCCAGAATTTGCAAGTGTTGAAGACTTTGAACAATTAGCTGAAGCAGCTGTTACAGCACCAATTTGTCCAACATATACTGATTATCTTTCAAGAGGACTTCATCAATATCATGATGTTCCATTCTTTATGTATCCATCTCCGATTGGTATACAAAATACTGATGAATGGCTTAGAGAAATAGCTAAATACACAGGAAAAGAAAAAGAAGTGGAAGAGCTTATAGCTGAAGAACATAAAAAATGGGTACCTAAACTAAAAGAAATCAGAGATAAATTCAAAGAAATAGAAATTGAAAGAGATGGTAAAAAGATCGACGTTTTAGGATCACTTGGACAAGGAAGACTTGTTACTCAGCTACCTTTCTTTGATGAATTAGGAATTAAATCATCTTCAGCAATGGCTCAAGATTTTGATAATATTTTAGTAGATGAATTAGAAGAAGTTATTGATAAAGTTGGAGACTTTAATGTAATGGTAAATACATTCCAAGCTGCAGAACAACTTCACATTACTGAACAAACTAAACCTGATATGGCTTTAACTTGTCCTTTCCAAGGAGGAGCTTGGAAACGTGAAGGATCTGTTTCAAGATTACATTCATTAAGAGGAGATCCAAGAAAATGGAGTACTCAAGCAGGATATGCTGGTGCAATTGCATATGGAAACTTCTTACTTCAAGCACTTAAAAATGAATCTCTCCAAAGACTTTCAAAAGAAAATACAGGAGTAGGTGTGAAACAATGGTATTTAGACCAACCAGATCCATTATATTTTGCTGAAAAAGGGAAATAA
- the thiI gene encoding tRNA uracil 4-sulfurtransferase ThiI → MNYNLIIARYGEIGIKSPRVRARFERKLKSNIESAFDCRINISQGRVFVFPNDFDEAYEKLKRIFGVVSFSPAICTVTSFEDIEKALSNYSDKLADEDLIDSDTPFAIRCRRVGNHDFSSQELAAFAGGVIIEKLGCPVDLSNPKLEIFVEVRDNETYIYHKKIKGPGGLPLGTQGRLVALISSGIDSPVAAYLMMKRGCSITAIHFDNDPFAGSKVTENFEKLVDKLNEYSYGSPIKTKIIKYGNYLKTCKENAPEKLTCVLCKSGMYRVASEVAKKENALGIVDGSSVGQVASQTLPNILATRDGAEFPILSPLIGLDKVEIEKIARKIGTFPISEIDDGGCSAVPRYPETKSDINRVHEAIESISQDEEIGKIIDEIY, encoded by the coding sequence ATGAATTATAATTTAATTATAGCTAGATATGGAGAAATAGGAATAAAAAGTCCTCGTGTTAGGGCACGATTTGAAAGAAAGCTAAAATCTAATATAGAATCTGCTTTTGATTGTAGAATAAATATAAGTCAAGGAAGAGTATTTGTATTTCCAAATGACTTTGATGAAGCTTATGAAAAATTAAAAAGAATTTTTGGAGTTGTTTCTTTTTCTCCAGCTATTTGTACTGTTACTAGCTTTGAAGATATTGAAAAAGCATTATCTAACTATAGTGATAAATTAGCTGATGAAGATTTAATTGATTCTGATACACCATTTGCTATTAGATGTAGACGTGTTGGTAATCATGATTTTTCATCACAAGAATTAGCTGCTTTTGCTGGAGGAGTCATAATTGAAAAATTAGGATGTCCAGTTGATTTATCAAATCCTAAATTAGAGATATTTGTTGAAGTTAGGGATAATGAAACTTATATATATCACAAGAAGATTAAAGGACCTGGAGGTTTACCTCTTGGAACACAAGGAAGACTTGTTGCTCTAATTTCAAGTGGGATTGATTCACCAGTAGCTGCTTATTTAATGATGAAAAGAGGATGTTCTATAACTGCAATCCATTTTGATAATGATCCTTTTGCGGGTTCTAAAGTAACTGAAAACTTTGAAAAGTTAGTAGATAAATTAAATGAATATTCATATGGTTCTCCAATAAAAACTAAGATTATTAAATATGGAAATTATCTAAAAACTTGTAAGGAAAATGCTCCTGAAAAGCTTACTTGTGTTTTATGTAAATCTGGAATGTATAGAGTAGCTAGTGAAGTTGCTAAAAAAGAAAATGCATTAGGTATTGTTGATGGAAGTAGTGTAGGACAAGTTGCATCTCAAACTCTTCCTAATATATTAGCTACTCGTGATGGAGCTGAATTTCCTATATTAAGTCCTCTTATTGGGCTGGATAAAGTTGAAATAGAAAAAATAGCTAGAAAAATAGGAACATTCCCTATATCTGAAATTGATGATGGTGGATGTTCAGCTGTTCCTCGTTATCCTGAAACTAAATCTGATATTAATAGAGTTCATGAAGCTATTGAATCTATATCTCAAGACGAAGAAATTGGAAAAATTATTGATGAAATTTATTAA
- a CDS encoding ABC transporter permease, whose product MSKTSPISIIKSLLHNYIAIIIFLLAWQILPTLGIVNQIFIPTPTTILAEMWTLCLDGTLQYNTLVSLWRVFAGFGIAILVALPLGFLLGGFFKNFEKAVNPLLQLLSQANPFTLFPIFIVFLGIGELSKISIIYWVSQWPIMLNTITGISNVDPVLVKMAKSSGLGKVAIFTKVLIPASLPTVFTGIRMGAVFAFFMLIGAEMLGSTSGLGHMIMQAQMVMQIPKMWAGIVTVAILGYIVNYVLMYLEKRVSTWKLETEA is encoded by the coding sequence TTGTCAAAAACTTCACCAATTTCCATTATCAAATCTCTGCTTCATAATTATATTGCAATTATAATTTTCTTATTAGCATGGCAGATCCTTCCAACACTTGGCATTGTAAATCAAATATTTATTCCAACTCCAACTACAATTCTTGCTGAAATGTGGACTTTATGTCTAGATGGAACATTACAATATAATACTTTAGTAAGTTTATGGAGAGTATTTGCAGGTTTTGGAATAGCTATTTTAGTTGCATTGCCTCTTGGCTTTTTATTAGGAGGTTTTTTTAAAAACTTTGAAAAAGCTGTTAATCCACTTTTGCAACTTTTATCTCAGGCAAACCCTTTTACATTGTTTCCTATATTTATTGTATTTTTAGGAATAGGTGAACTTTCAAAGATATCTATTATATATTGGGTATCTCAATGGCCAATAATGCTTAATACAATAACAGGTATTTCAAATGTTGATCCAGTTTTAGTAAAAATGGCAAAATCATCTGGTCTTGGAAAAGTAGCTATATTTACAAAAGTATTAATTCCAGCTTCTCTACCAACAGTTTTTACAGGAATTCGTATGGGAGCAGTATTTGCATTTTTCATGCTTATTGGTGCAGAAATGTTAGGTTCAACATCTGGTTTAGGACATATGATCATGCAGGCTCAAATGGTCATGCAGATTCCTAAAATGTGGGCAGGAATTGTGACTGTTGCAATACTTGGATACATTGTAAATTATGTATTAATGTATTTAGAAAAAAGAGTTTCCACATGGAAACTAGAGACTGAAGCTTAA